A genomic window from Candidatus Kouleothrix ribensis includes:
- a CDS encoding multidrug transporter — protein sequence MKRIVIRERTPIPPFGEPARDLRILNKPLWLLQRDLLAHHCRGASEVDSLSEIPREREELLVYRDNLFFNDQLIDTFIAQAKASGHACQIAFARDDKAITTHALRLQDGITLDTQHNVYVADLYYYPNGVTEEAQPLLIATDPREMGYYHIPTYMAPNHGDLVFQVPMRAFLSIENWVHLFLANSPFGVFSLGRIQEQRAEQSWKEKLAVSFATLADKLNPFAPKWRNHFLSSSRLVKIGKNCSIDPTATIHGPTIIGDNVSIGAGVVITNSLIGKNVTIMQGSQVMLSVISDRCYLPWNAGIFMTTLMENSMVAQLSCLQMCVVGRNTFIGAGNIFTDFDLRNEPIHTYHQRKGASKPTKEEVGLPVIGSAVGHNCKIGSGFVVYPARMIGSNTTLIYADPEAVVNRNIQPMTNEVDEQGEPLRTVYTWPRVLEAPTSTTTNEPIEPLHMSWPEAARLRH from the coding sequence ATGAAACGCATCGTGATACGCGAGCGCACACCCATCCCCCCCTTCGGCGAGCCGGCCCGCGATCTGCGGATTCTCAACAAGCCGCTTTGGCTGCTGCAGCGCGACTTACTGGCTCACCATTGCCGGGGCGCATCGGAAGTGGACTCCTTGTCTGAGATCCCGAGGGAACGCGAGGAACTGCTCGTTTACCGAGACAACCTCTTTTTCAACGACCAGCTGATCGACACATTCATCGCACAGGCGAAGGCAAGCGGGCACGCCTGCCAGATCGCGTTTGCACGCGACGACAAAGCCATAACGACACACGCGCTGCGGCTACAAGACGGCATCACACTCGACACACAGCACAATGTCTATGTGGCAGATCTATACTACTATCCAAATGGTGTCACGGAGGAAGCCCAACCGCTGCTGATCGCCACCGATCCGCGCGAGATGGGCTATTACCATATCCCCACCTATATGGCGCCGAACCACGGCGATCTGGTGTTTCAGGTGCCCATGCGCGCCTTCCTCTCGATCGAGAACTGGGTGCATCTCTTCCTGGCAAACTCACCATTTGGTGTCTTCTCGCTCGGGCGCATCCAGGAGCAGCGGGCCGAACAGAGCTGGAAGGAGAAACTGGCCGTTTCGTTTGCGACGCTGGCCGATAAACTCAACCCATTCGCGCCCAAGTGGCGCAACCATTTCCTATCGAGCTCGCGGCTGGTCAAGATCGGTAAGAACTGCTCGATCGACCCGACCGCAACCATCCATGGGCCGACGATCATCGGCGACAACGTGTCGATCGGCGCGGGAGTGGTGATCACCAATAGCTTAATCGGCAAAAATGTGACGATCATGCAGGGGTCGCAGGTGATGCTCAGCGTGATCAGCGACCGCTGCTATTTGCCCTGGAACGCCGGGATCTTCATGACGACGCTGATGGAAAACTCGATGGTGGCGCAGCTAAGCTGCCTACAGATGTGCGTGGTCGGCCGCAATACATTCATCGGCGCAGGGAATATTTTTACCGATTTCGATCTGCGCAACGAGCCGATTCACACCTACCACCAGCGCAAGGGCGCCAGCAAGCCCACGAAGGAAGAGGTCGGCCTGCCGGTGATCGGTTCGGCCGTGGGCCACAACTGCAAGATTGGCAGCGGCTTCGTGGTATACCCGGCACGGATGATTGGCTCAAATACCACGCTGATCTACGCCGACCCCGAGGCGGTGGTCAATCGCAACATCCAACCAATGACCAATGAGGTCGATGAACAAGGCGAGCCGCTGCGCACCGTGTATACCTGGCCGCGCGTGCTCGAAGCGCCAACCTCAACGACTACCAACGAACCGATCGAGCCGCTGCATATGTCGTGGCCCGAGGCGGCACGATTGCGCCATTAG